A DNA window from Candidatus Syntrophosphaera sp. contains the following coding sequences:
- a CDS encoding zinc-ribbon domain-containing protein — MPDKTLVCKDCSQEFVFTEGEQEFYQEKGLVNEPQRCPECRKAKKQQFNRNRFQHRSY; from the coding sequence ATGCCAGACAAAACATTGGTTTGCAAAGACTGCTCCCAGGAATTTGTGTTCACAGAAGGCGAACAGGAATTCTACCAGGAAAAAGGTTTGGTCAACGAACCCCAGCGCTGCCCCGAATGCCGCAAGGCCAAAAAGCAGCAGTTCAATCGCAACAGATTTCAACACCGTTCCTACTAA
- a CDS encoding TldD/PmbA family protein — MKYLDLAMNAAQSLGAEYADIRVQKTTDQVIYLQNLSLKNTSTDVLYGYGIRVFKDGAWGFAHSNVFSDEEVLATVKRAAGIAALSASVNKDRKLRLAPERSYIAKYETPMQIDPFSLPMKDKVELMLEVNRTMLAYEGIRRAMFYLIMHKDEKLFASTLGTRLELNTGWIDPMIIATAVHEGDSQSRTFDEGGRSVGWEWIESLNLTDKAKQIAEEALIKVKADTLGPEERRSLVLDPNHLGLTMHESVGHPTELDRVLGWEADFAGISFATPEKLGNYQYGSPLINFVGDNTLAEGLATAGFDDDGVPGQKWHIIKDGILSEYGSTRDTAPEIGLGYSRGCNRATYYYDQPINRIPNLYLLPGTKELTPGELIADTEDGVYIQGRGSFSIDQHRVNFQFGGDFFWEIKNGKLARPLKKVIYKSCNPEFWNSCDAICDQRFWRPFGVVNCGKGQPGQSARMTHGAAPARFRNIRVGGSK, encoded by the coding sequence GCGCTGAATATGCCGACATCCGCGTTCAGAAAACCACCGACCAGGTGATCTACCTGCAAAACCTCAGCCTCAAGAACACCAGCACGGACGTCCTTTACGGCTATGGCATCCGCGTGTTCAAAGACGGCGCCTGGGGTTTCGCCCATTCCAACGTCTTTTCGGACGAGGAGGTTTTGGCCACCGTTAAGCGCGCCGCCGGGATCGCCGCCCTTTCCGCTTCCGTGAATAAGGACCGCAAACTGCGCCTGGCCCCGGAACGCAGCTACATCGCCAAATACGAGACCCCCATGCAGATCGACCCCTTCAGCCTGCCCATGAAAGACAAGGTCGAACTGATGTTGGAGGTCAACCGCACCATGCTGGCCTACGAAGGCATCCGCCGCGCCATGTTCTACCTGATCATGCACAAGGACGAGAAGCTCTTCGCCTCGACCCTGGGCACCAGGCTGGAACTGAACACGGGCTGGATCGATCCCATGATCATCGCCACCGCCGTGCATGAAGGCGACAGCCAGAGCCGCACCTTTGACGAGGGCGGAAGGTCCGTCGGTTGGGAATGGATCGAAAGCCTGAATCTGACCGACAAGGCGAAGCAGATCGCCGAGGAAGCACTGATCAAGGTCAAGGCAGACACCCTGGGCCCGGAAGAAAGGCGCAGCCTGGTTTTGGACCCCAACCACCTGGGCCTGACCATGCACGAAAGCGTGGGCCATCCCACAGAACTGGACCGCGTTTTGGGCTGGGAAGCCGACTTTGCCGGCATATCCTTCGCCACGCCGGAAAAACTGGGCAATTACCAATACGGATCCCCGCTGATCAACTTCGTGGGCGACAACACCCTCGCCGAAGGCCTCGCCACGGCTGGATTCGACGACGACGGAGTGCCCGGCCAGAAATGGCACATCATCAAGGACGGGATCCTCTCTGAATACGGCAGCACGCGCGACACGGCCCCGGAGATCGGCCTCGGCTATTCCCGCGGCTGCAACCGCGCCACCTACTATTACGACCAGCCGATCAACCGCATCCCCAACCTCTATCTGCTGCCCGGAACCAAGGAACTGACCCCAGGGGAACTGATCGCCGACACAGAGGACGGGGTCTACATCCAGGGCCGGGGCAGCTTCTCCATCGACCAGCACCGCGTGAATTTCCAGTTCGGCGGCGATTTCTTCTGGGAGATCAAGAACGGCAAGCTCGCCCGTCCCCTCAAAAAGGTCATCTACAAATCCTGCAACCCGGAATTCTGGAATAGCTGCGACGCCATTTGCGACCAGCGTTTCTGGCGCCCCTTCGGTGTGGTCAATTGCGGCAAGGGCCAGCCGGGCCAAAGCGCCCGCATGACCCATGGGGCCGCGCCGGCCAGATTCCGCAACATCCGCGTGGGAGGTTCAAAATGA